From a single Natronorubrum tibetense GA33 genomic region:
- a CDS encoding 30S ribosomal protein S15: MARMHTRRRGSSGSDKPAADEPPEWSDVDADKIEDRVVELAEQGYDPSQIGMKLRDEGVTGTPIPDVKLATGKKLTAILEENDAKSDLPEDLENLMERAIRLREHIQENQQDYQNKRALQNTESKVRRLVSYYRGNELEPDFTYSYEVAKDLLDE; this comes from the coding sequence ATGGCACGAATGCATACCCGCCGCCGAGGCTCGTCCGGGTCGGACAAGCCAGCGGCAGACGAACCGCCGGAGTGGAGCGACGTCGACGCGGACAAGATCGAAGACCGCGTCGTCGAACTGGCAGAGCAGGGCTACGATCCCAGCCAGATCGGGATGAAGCTGCGTGACGAGGGTGTCACGGGCACGCCCATCCCGGACGTCAAGCTGGCGACCGGGAAGAAGCTCACCGCGATTCTCGAGGAGAACGACGCCAAGTCTGACCTCCCCGAGGACCTCGAGAACCTGATGGAACGCGCGATTCGACTGCGCGAGCACATCCAGGAGAACCAGCAGGACTACCAGAACAAGCGCGCGCTGCAGAACACGGAATCGAAGGTCCGTCGACTCGTCTCCTACTACCGAGGGAACGAGCTCGAGCCGGACTTCACGTACTCCTACGAGGTCGCGAAGGACCTCCTCGACGAGTAA
- a CDS encoding KEOPS complex subunit Pcc1, with amino-acid sequence MSRRATIRTTHDDPELVARALRPDNTDEMETEVEDGTVVTRIERETTGGLHSNVDDYVVNLEVVIDIARTGQYGAEQRDRPEDTGTVSDADSNTTHDTS; translated from the coding sequence GTGAGCCGACGCGCGACTATTCGAACGACCCACGACGATCCGGAACTCGTCGCCCGGGCGCTACGTCCGGACAACACCGACGAGATGGAGACCGAAGTCGAAGACGGTACCGTCGTCACGCGAATCGAACGCGAGACGACCGGCGGACTCCACTCGAACGTCGACGACTACGTGGTCAACCTCGAGGTCGTAATCGATATCGCTCGGACGGGACAGTACGGAGCCGAACAGCGCGACCGACCAGAGGACACGGGGACCGTGTCCGACGCAGACAGCAACACCACACACGATACATCATGA
- a CDS encoding 30S ribosomal protein S3ae, translating to MSERSVSRAKQEKRWYTILAPEQFDRQELGETPADEPEKVYDRTIVTTLGELTNNASENNTKLTFKVTDVGSDSAYTEFVEHSLTRDYLRSLVRRGASKVEAYVTVLTTDDYRVQIQPVAFTTKKADASQEKAIREQMVAMIEEAAAERDFEELVDSVVEGRLSSAIYGEAKTIYPLRRVEIQKTTLEARPEEVAEEEATAVDVDEEDVAAE from the coding sequence ATGAGTGAACGATCAGTTTCACGAGCGAAACAGGAAAAGCGGTGGTACACCATCCTGGCACCGGAGCAGTTCGACCGCCAGGAACTCGGCGAGACCCCCGCTGACGAACCGGAGAAAGTATACGACCGAACAATCGTCACGACGCTCGGCGAGTTGACGAACAACGCCAGCGAGAACAACACGAAGCTGACCTTCAAGGTCACCGACGTCGGCAGCGACTCGGCGTACACGGAGTTCGTCGAGCACTCGCTGACGCGAGACTACCTGCGATCGCTGGTTCGCCGCGGCGCCTCGAAGGTCGAGGCCTACGTCACCGTCCTCACGACGGACGACTACCGCGTCCAGATCCAGCCCGTCGCCTTCACGACCAAGAAGGCCGACGCGAGCCAGGAGAAGGCCATCCGCGAACAGATGGTCGCGATGATCGAGGAGGCTGCCGCCGAGCGCGACTTCGAGGAACTCGTCGACAGCGTCGTCGAGGGTCGACTCTCCTCGGCGATCTACGGTGAAGCCAAGACGATCTACCCGCTGCGCCGCGTCGAGATCCAGAAGACGACCCTCGAGGCCCGTCCCGAGGAAGTCGCCGAAGAGGAAGCGACCGCGGTCGACGTCGACGAAGAAGACGTCGCGGCCGAGTAA
- a CDS encoding iron-containing alcohol dehydrogenase family protein, producing the protein MTPTHSSDDRRDSTVRFEYDPATIRFGTGCAAELESELETQGLERALLVCGSTVGSTPNVIDPVTEGLGGRLAGVFDETTPKKRLQTALEGRDRLEDADADVLVSLGGGSSLDVAKAISVLAATDFGPAAAGRKFAETGTLPVPDDGLVPIVAIPTTLAGADLSMSAGLTAGPDSGLVDEEISGGLSATGLMPTAAVYDPELVATTPDSILAGSAMNGFDKGIEAIYAADATPVTDATARHGLEQLEDGLRGFGDGDRDIDTFETILEGIVLVQYGISRPSGSILSIVHAFGHGLTHTYDVQQGAAHAVVVSYVLDYLFEQEGVDAREEMLANALGVDNAADHGAAIVEAVTEIRDGLDLPSRLRDVDGPEPDEFTAVAEYVLSDWLMENVPPGLDPSVEDIEEILEQAW; encoded by the coding sequence ATGACACCGACTCACTCGAGCGACGATCGGCGGGACTCGACCGTCCGATTCGAGTACGATCCGGCGACGATCCGGTTCGGCACCGGTTGTGCCGCGGAACTCGAGAGCGAACTCGAGACGCAGGGACTCGAGCGCGCGCTGCTCGTCTGTGGCTCAACCGTCGGGAGCACGCCCAACGTCATCGATCCCGTTACGGAGGGCCTCGGCGGCCGACTCGCCGGTGTGTTCGACGAGACGACGCCGAAGAAGCGCCTGCAGACAGCCCTCGAGGGCCGGGACCGACTCGAGGACGCGGACGCCGACGTCCTCGTGAGTCTCGGTGGTGGCAGCAGTCTCGACGTCGCGAAGGCAATTAGCGTCCTCGCGGCGACCGACTTCGGTCCGGCGGCCGCCGGCCGGAAGTTCGCCGAAACCGGCACGCTTCCGGTCCCGGACGACGGACTGGTTCCGATCGTCGCGATTCCGACGACTCTCGCCGGGGCCGACCTCTCGATGTCCGCGGGGCTCACCGCCGGGCCCGACTCCGGACTGGTCGACGAAGAGATCAGCGGCGGACTCTCGGCGACGGGGTTGATGCCCACCGCGGCGGTCTACGATCCGGAACTGGTCGCGACGACTCCCGACTCGATCCTTGCAGGTTCCGCGATGAACGGGTTCGACAAGGGGATCGAGGCTATCTATGCGGCCGACGCGACGCCGGTGACCGACGCGACGGCCAGACACGGCCTCGAGCAACTCGAGGACGGCCTCCGGGGGTTCGGCGACGGCGACCGCGATATCGACACGTTCGAGACGATCCTCGAGGGCATCGTGCTCGTCCAGTACGGCATCTCGCGACCCAGCGGGTCGATACTCTCGATCGTTCACGCCTTCGGTCACGGCCTGACCCACACCTACGACGTCCAGCAGGGGGCTGCCCACGCCGTCGTCGTCTCGTACGTCCTCGACTATCTCTTCGAGCAGGAGGGAGTCGACGCGCGGGAGGAAATGCTTGCGAACGCGCTTGGCGTCGACAACGCCGCGGATCACGGCGCTGCGATCGTCGAGGCGGTCACCGAGATCCGAGACGGACTCGACCTTCCCTCGCGGCTTCGTGACGTCGACGGTCCCGAGCCCGACGAGTTCACCGCGGTCGCCGAGTACGTGCTGTCCGACTGGCTCATGGAGAACGTGCCGCCGGGGTTGGATCCGTCGGTCGAGGATATCGAGGAGATACTCGAACAAGCGTGGTAG
- the queC gene encoding 7-cyano-7-deazaguanine synthase QueC → MTDITDTDTVTDESTSKRAVVLLSGGMDSATAAYEARNRGYEIYALHTSYGQRTEDRELECARRLADELDAEDFLRIETGHLAEIGASSLTDDEMAVTDADMDSDEIPSSYVPFRNANLLSMAVSYAEANDCGAVFIGAHSEDFAGYPDCRPEFFEAFERVVDIGTKPETEILIEAPFVEDSKTDIAERGVALEVPYEHTWSCYRENEPACGTCDSCAFRLQAFQTIGVRDPIAYAERPSYVDEVGKQ, encoded by the coding sequence ATGACTGATATCACTGACACCGACACTGTGACCGACGAATCGACTTCGAAACGCGCCGTCGTCCTCCTCTCCGGCGGGATGGACAGCGCCACCGCGGCCTACGAGGCCCGCAACCGGGGGTACGAAATCTACGCCCTGCACACCTCCTACGGCCAGCGGACGGAGGATCGCGAACTCGAGTGTGCCCGCCGACTCGCCGACGAACTCGACGCGGAGGATTTTCTGCGGATCGAGACGGGCCACCTCGCCGAGATCGGGGCCTCGAGTCTCACAGACGACGAAATGGCCGTCACGGACGCGGATATGGATAGCGACGAGATCCCTTCGTCGTACGTCCCTTTCCGGAACGCAAACCTGCTCTCGATGGCGGTCTCCTACGCCGAAGCTAACGATTGCGGAGCCGTCTTCATCGGCGCCCACAGCGAGGATTTCGCCGGATATCCGGACTGTCGGCCCGAGTTCTTCGAGGCCTTCGAGCGGGTCGTCGACATCGGAACGAAACCCGAGACCGAAATCTTGATCGAGGCCCCGTTCGTCGAGGACTCGAAGACGGATATCGCCGAGCGAGGGGTCGCTCTCGAGGTCCCCTACGAACACACCTGGAGTTGTTATCGCGAGAACGAACCCGCCTGCGGAACCTGTGACTCGTGTGCGTTCCGGCTGCAGGCGTTCCAGACCATCGGCGTTCGGGATCCGATCGCGTACGCCGAACGTCCCTCGTACGTCGACGAGGTCGGCAAGCAATAA
- a CDS encoding 7-carboxy-7-deazaguanine synthase QueE: MPVSDSVDREVGTTADGEDVTDGLPINELFYSLQGEGTLAGVPSVFVRTSGCNLRCWFCDSYHTSWEPTHAWLDLEAIVAEIESYDRAEHVVLTGGEPMIHETCVDLLEALEERGYHTTVETNGTIFRDAPIDLASISPKLESSTPTPERDPRSEIPEESRSDERRPTGAANQGGGEWAERHENDRIDLEALTDLIESYDFQLKFVVTDEEDMPEILELLADLRDAAAVPIRGDDVLLMPEGATRERLEETRAEVAQLAMDYGFRYTPRLHVDLWNDAPET, encoded by the coding sequence ATGCCGGTCTCAGACTCGGTCGATCGGGAGGTCGGTACTACGGCCGACGGCGAGGACGTGACTGACGGGCTCCCGATCAACGAACTGTTCTACTCTCTGCAAGGGGAGGGGACGCTCGCCGGCGTTCCGTCGGTGTTCGTCCGTACGAGCGGCTGTAACCTCCGCTGTTGGTTCTGTGACTCCTATCATACCTCCTGGGAGCCGACCCACGCCTGGCTGGATCTCGAGGCGATCGTAGCGGAGATCGAGTCCTACGACCGAGCGGAGCACGTCGTCCTCACGGGGGGCGAGCCGATGATCCACGAGACCTGTGTCGACCTGCTCGAGGCGCTCGAGGAACGTGGCTATCACACTACCGTCGAGACCAACGGGACGATCTTCCGCGACGCGCCGATCGATCTCGCCTCGATCAGTCCGAAACTCGAGAGCAGCACGCCGACGCCCGAACGCGATCCAAGGAGCGAGATTCCGGAGGAATCTCGGAGCGATGAGCGGCGACCGACGGGAGCCGCGAATCAGGGTGGAGGAGAGTGGGCGGAACGCCACGAGAACGATCGGATCGATCTCGAGGCGCTCACCGACCTCATCGAGAGCTACGACTTCCAGCTGAAATTCGTCGTCACCGATGAGGAGGATATGCCCGAGATCCTCGAGTTGCTCGCCGACCTCCGAGACGCGGCGGCCGTTCCGATCCGGGGCGACGACGTCCTCCTGATGCCCGAGGGCGCGACGCGAGAGCGACTCGAGGAGACCCGCGCTGAAGTCGCCCAGCTGGCGATGGACTACGGCTTCCGGTACACGCCACGACTCCACGTCGACCTCTGGAACGACGCCCCCGAGACGTGA
- a CDS encoding 6-pyruvoyl trahydropterin synthase family protein, giving the protein MIGRATTPDRRDEIGAESDEDAITGTERVLHVGRDRPIRISAGHRILHHDGKCSRPHGHNYEVAVTVAGELTEEGWVADKGDITDVIDEWDHMFLLERGDPLVEAFEAAGDDDGMIVLEHPPTAEVMSVILERKLEAALPENVTEIAVQVNETSELCGGSRF; this is encoded by the coding sequence ATGATTGGAAGAGCAACGACTCCCGATCGACGGGACGAAATCGGTGCCGAAAGCGATGAGGACGCGATTACCGGGACCGAGCGCGTCCTCCACGTCGGACGGGACCGACCGATCAGAATCAGCGCCGGGCACCGGATTCTTCATCACGACGGCAAGTGTTCACGCCCCCACGGCCACAACTACGAGGTCGCCGTCACCGTCGCCGGCGAACTGACCGAGGAAGGCTGGGTCGCCGACAAAGGCGATATTACCGACGTGATCGACGAGTGGGATCACATGTTCCTCCTCGAGAGGGGCGATCCCCTCGTCGAGGCCTTCGAAGCAGCCGGTGACGACGACGGGATGATCGTCCTCGAGCACCCGCCGACGGCGGAGGTGATGAGCGTCATCCTGGAGCGAAAGCTCGAGGCGGCGCTGCCCGAGAACGTCACCGAAATCGCCGTGCAGGTCAACGAAACGAGCGAGCTCTGCGGTGGGAGTCGGTTCTGA
- a CDS encoding winged helix-turn-helix domain-containing protein, whose amino-acid sequence MSHSRRERPEADSTAVLSALGNKYSAEILCAAGTPKSAQALSNDIEIPIATCYRRIEELVDAGLLTCEGRQLSEEGRRTNIYRRTLDEIEVDFSDERPQFSRKRRTEAKNRLQDQLKD is encoded by the coding sequence ATGTCTCATAGTCGGAGGGAACGACCCGAAGCGGACTCGACTGCGGTCCTTTCAGCACTCGGGAACAAATACAGCGCAGAGATCCTCTGTGCTGCAGGCACACCGAAATCGGCACAGGCACTGAGTAACGATATCGAGATTCCGATCGCGACGTGTTACCGTCGGATCGAAGAACTCGTCGACGCCGGACTGTTGACCTGCGAAGGCCGACAGCTTTCCGAAGAGGGTCGGCGGACGAACATCTATCGGCGGACGCTCGACGAAATCGAGGTCGACTTTTCCGACGAGCGCCCGCAGTTCTCTCGGAAACGCCGAACCGAAGCCAAAAACAGGCTTCAGGACCAGCTCAAGGACTGA
- a CDS encoding competence/damage-inducible protein A, with translation MNVAVVTVGDELLAGRTMNTNATWLCDRLSDSGVSVERVTTIPDRISDIARVVNEYRAEYDAVIVTGGLGPTHDDVTMAGVAAAVGRSLEEHEGALAWLEDDGYSRADLTEGTADLPKGARALHNETGVAPGAVLEGIYVLPGVPSEMKAMFESIEAEFSGTATYRKEVVADEPESALLDRIAEVRERFDVTVGSYPGESVRLSLTGTDEATVATAAAWLRERVESPN, from the coding sequence ATGAACGTCGCGGTCGTCACCGTTGGAGACGAACTACTCGCCGGGCGGACGATGAACACCAACGCCACCTGGCTCTGTGACCGACTTAGCGACAGTGGCGTCTCAGTCGAACGCGTCACCACCATCCCCGACCGAATCAGCGACATCGCTCGCGTCGTCAACGAATACCGGGCCGAGTACGACGCCGTGATCGTCACCGGCGGCCTCGGACCGACGCACGACGACGTCACCATGGCGGGCGTCGCCGCCGCCGTTGGCCGTTCGCTCGAGGAACACGAGGGCGCACTCGCCTGGCTCGAAGACGACGGCTACTCGCGTGCGGACCTGACCGAAGGGACCGCCGACCTGCCGAAGGGGGCACGCGCGCTGCACAACGAGACCGGGGTCGCACCCGGAGCCGTCCTCGAGGGTATCTACGTGCTCCCGGGCGTCCCCTCGGAGATGAAAGCGATGTTCGAGTCGATCGAAGCCGAGTTTTCAGGGACCGCGACGTACCGCAAGGAGGTCGTCGCCGACGAACCGGAGAGCGCCCTACTCGACCGAATCGCGGAAGTCCGAGAACGGTTCGACGTCACGGTCGGCAGCTACCCGGGTGAATCGGTTCGACTCTCGCTCACGGGGACTGACGAAGCGACCGTCGCGACGGCCGCGGCGTGGCTGCGCGAGCGCGTCGAAAGTCCGAACTAA
- a CDS encoding ATP-NAD kinase family protein, with product MESLGVVVNPIAGMGGRVGLKGTDGKLEEARRRGAEPRAPDRAREALEALHRRTPELTVYTAANVMGERAVQDAGYEPVVVYDLATPAESKTAAEPATAEESKTNPATAKESRTTPETAETTAADTRAAVEAFLEHDVDLVLFVGGDGTAVDVAQVLEKASDDATPMLGVPAGVKIYSSVFAVTPADAGRIVAEFDRVADREVNDIDEEAYREGEVRTELRAVVPVPVASDVQSSKQVSSGNVDSLAAGFAREIDANRTYVFGPGGTVGAIERELGIDTSPLGVDVWRDGELLARDASESEILEVLEEPVTIVVSPIGGQGFLFGRGNHQLSPAVIRRADEIEVVASGTKLDGIDALRVDTDDRDLDDELRGWIQVRTGRFTTRLVKVV from the coding sequence ATGGAGTCTCTCGGTGTCGTTGTCAACCCGATCGCGGGGATGGGCGGTCGGGTCGGATTGAAGGGAACCGACGGCAAACTCGAGGAGGCGCGACGCCGCGGGGCCGAGCCGCGTGCACCCGATCGGGCGCGAGAAGCTCTCGAAGCGCTTCACCGGCGCACACCCGAGCTAACCGTCTACACGGCCGCGAACGTGATGGGCGAGCGTGCAGTGCAGGACGCTGGTTACGAACCCGTAGTGGTCTACGATCTGGCAACCCCGGCGGAGTCGAAGACGGCAGCGGAGCCGGCGACTGCAGAAGAGTCGAAGACGAATCCGGCGACTGCAAAAGAGTCGAGGACGACTCCGGAAACTGCCGAGACGACCGCGGCGGACACGCGAGCAGCGGTCGAGGCCTTCCTCGAGCACGACGTCGACCTCGTCCTCTTCGTCGGCGGCGACGGGACGGCCGTCGACGTCGCCCAGGTACTCGAAAAAGCGAGCGACGACGCGACCCCGATGCTCGGCGTCCCGGCCGGCGTCAAGATCTACTCCTCGGTGTTTGCGGTGACGCCCGCCGACGCGGGCCGGATCGTTGCGGAGTTCGACCGCGTCGCCGACCGCGAGGTCAACGATATCGACGAGGAGGCCTACCGCGAGGGAGAGGTCCGGACGGAACTCAGAGCCGTCGTCCCGGTTCCCGTCGCGTCCGACGTCCAGTCGAGCAAGCAGGTCTCGAGCGGGAACGTCGACTCGCTGGCTGCCGGGTTCGCCCGCGAAATCGACGCGAACCGGACGTACGTTTTCGGTCCTGGCGGCACCGTCGGTGCCATCGAACGCGAGCTTGGAATCGACACCTCGCCGCTCGGCGTCGACGTCTGGCGCGACGGCGAGTTGCTCGCCCGCGACGCGTCCGAAAGCGAGATCCTCGAGGTGCTCGAGGAACCGGTGACGATCGTCGTCTCACCGATTGGGGGACAGGGGTTTCTCTTCGGCCGCGGCAATCACCAACTCTCGCCGGCGGTCATCCGGCGCGCCGACGAGATCGAGGTCGTCGCCTCGGGAACGAAACTGGATGGAATCGACGCACTGCGCGTCGATACCGACGACCGCGACCTCGACGATGAGCTTCGAGGGTGGATTCAGGTCCGAACGGGCCGGTTTACGACTCGTCTCGTCAAAGTTGTTTAA
- a CDS encoding phosphate signaling complex PhoU family protein, with protein METRKVQRLGPSTLAMTLPAEWASEHDVEKGDEVSLRTSGKGTLTVMPESASSEETEAIIHADDLDANAVERAIVAQYVLGRRVIRIDTEDGALESDHINAVYQAETQLMGLGVIEETPESISIRCSVDPEDFTLDNLLERLERTGQTMRGEGIKALAHGNPDLAQRALNRERQANKIFVLLLRLIFTAYQNPNLARAVGLNTGFPLIGYRSIAKNLELTADNGEDIADIVIETEGHSLNVDSSIMRDIRELNESVDEITSLAVEAAVERDYDKSNQVRTLFHEISDQEKEILAELPEMDNEDLLRIREVLVSLQQTAQYAMRNAEIAANLALNEESEHTTIN; from the coding sequence ATGGAAACGCGGAAAGTGCAACGACTGGGTCCGTCGACGCTTGCCATGACCCTCCCCGCAGAATGGGCCTCCGAACACGATGTCGAGAAAGGCGACGAAGTCTCCCTGCGAACCAGCGGAAAAGGGACGCTCACCGTCATGCCCGAATCGGCCAGCTCCGAGGAAACGGAGGCGATCATCCACGCCGACGACTTAGACGCCAACGCCGTCGAACGTGCGATCGTCGCACAGTACGTACTCGGCCGGCGCGTCATTCGGATCGACACCGAGGATGGCGCCCTCGAGTCCGATCACATCAACGCCGTCTACCAGGCAGAAACCCAGCTGATGGGGCTCGGCGTCATCGAGGAGACCCCCGAGAGCATCTCGATCCGATGTTCGGTCGACCCCGAGGACTTCACGCTCGACAACCTCTTGGAGCGCCTCGAGCGAACCGGACAGACGATGCGCGGCGAAGGTATCAAGGCCTTAGCCCACGGCAACCCCGATCTGGCCCAGCGCGCGCTCAACCGGGAGCGACAGGCGAACAAGATCTTCGTGCTCCTGCTTCGATTGATCTTTACGGCCTACCAGAACCCGAACCTCGCGCGCGCGGTCGGTCTCAACACCGGGTTCCCGCTGATCGGCTACCGGTCGATCGCAAAGAACCTCGAACTGACAGCCGACAACGGCGAGGACATCGCCGATATCGTCATCGAGACCGAGGGCCACAGCCTCAACGTCGATAGCTCGATCATGCGCGACATCCGCGAGCTTAACGAGTCGGTCGACGAGATCACATCGCTCGCCGTCGAGGCGGCCGTCGAGCGCGACTACGACAAGTCCAATCAGGTTCGCACGCTGTTCCACGAGATCTCCGACCAGGAAAAAGAGATCCTCGCGGAACTGCCCGAGATGGACAACGAGGATCTGCTTCGCATCCGAGAGGTGCTCGTCAGCCTCCAGCAGACCGCCCAGTATGCGATGCGAAACGCCGAGATTGCGGCGAACCTCGCGCTGAACGAGGAGTCCGAACACACGACGATCAACTGA
- a CDS encoding MFS transporter: MRDLPRRIVAQFAVDRRVLALAFARMADGVGNSFLIIVIPLYVASDIVGGATFGLEEAMIIGIILSLFGFLNSSFQPFTGRLSDRVGRRKPFILIGLGGLAVTNLSYIFAESYLSLLVIRGLQGVSVSFIVPASIALVNELATTQDRGGNMGVYNTFRLIGFGAGPIAAGAVVNLGPYTIPTGLEVTGFDAVFYIATVTALISYLLVTVLISDPDATKANAGADLSIAIRDPTGKRLLDPIFTLGVASLFLAAAIALFATIQPQVNARLEQGSTWFGLQFAAFILAQVLLQTPIGRASDYYGRRPFIVGGMILLIPTTLVQGFIFTSELMFVARLAQGIAGAMVFAPSLALAGDLAGEGESGSKLSILTMAFGYGIAIGPLSSGALVGYGFYVPFVFGTVLAVFGTILVYTQIEETLETTRPVPVVGND, translated from the coding sequence ATGCGGGACCTCCCTCGTCGGATCGTCGCGCAGTTTGCCGTCGACCGACGAGTCCTCGCGCTGGCGTTCGCCCGGATGGCGGACGGCGTCGGTAACTCGTTTCTGATCATCGTCATTCCGCTGTACGTGGCGAGTGACATCGTCGGCGGAGCCACGTTCGGCCTCGAGGAGGCCATGATCATCGGAATTATCCTCTCTCTGTTCGGCTTCTTGAACAGTAGCTTCCAGCCGTTTACCGGTCGCCTCTCCGACCGGGTGGGCCGTCGAAAGCCGTTCATTTTGATCGGACTCGGCGGACTCGCCGTGACGAATCTCTCGTACATCTTCGCGGAGTCGTATCTCTCACTGCTAGTGATTCGGGGCCTGCAGGGCGTCAGCGTCTCCTTTATCGTCCCCGCATCGATCGCGCTCGTCAACGAACTCGCGACGACACAGGACCGGGGTGGCAACATGGGCGTCTACAATACGTTCCGACTGATCGGGTTCGGTGCCGGTCCCATCGCCGCCGGGGCGGTCGTCAACCTCGGCCCGTACACGATACCGACGGGCCTGGAGGTCACCGGCTTCGACGCGGTCTTTTACATCGCGACGGTGACGGCGCTGATCAGCTACCTGCTCGTCACCGTCCTCATTTCCGACCCCGACGCGACGAAGGCGAACGCGGGCGCGGACCTCTCGATCGCGATCCGCGACCCGACCGGTAAACGGCTGCTCGATCCGATCTTTACCCTCGGCGTCGCCTCGCTGTTCTTGGCCGCCGCCATCGCCCTGTTCGCGACGATCCAGCCGCAGGTCAACGCTCGCCTCGAGCAGGGATCGACCTGGTTCGGACTCCAGTTTGCGGCCTTCATCCTCGCACAGGTCCTGTTGCAGACGCCGATCGGGCGGGCCAGCGACTACTACGGACGGCGGCCGTTCATCGTCGGCGGGATGATCCTGTTGATCCCGACGACGCTCGTCCAGGGGTTCATCTTCACGTCCGAACTCATGTTTGTCGCCCGCCTCGCACAGGGTATCGCGGGCGCGATGGTGTTCGCACCGTCGCTCGCGCTGGCGGGCGACCTCGCTGGCGAAGGGGAATCCGGCTCGAAGCTCTCGATTCTGACGATGGCCTTTGGCTACGGGATCGCCATCGGCCCGCTCTCCTCGGGCGCGCTGGTCGGCTACGGCTTCTACGTGCCGTTCGTCTTCGGCACCGTCCTCGCCGTCTTCGGTACGATTCTCGTCTACACCCAGATCGAGGAGACCCTCGAGACCACGCGGCCGGTCCCGGTCGTCGGGAACGATTGA
- a CDS encoding epoxide hydrolase family protein, whose protein sequence is MTTADESIEPFELTVDRDAIDDLRTRLERARWPDQLPDAGWAYGTERETLRSLCAYWREEYDWSAFEERCNEFDQYTTVIDGQRIHCYHVRSPEPSATPLLLSHGWPGSVAEFFDVLGPLTDPAAHGGDPDDAFHVVAPSLPGFGFSGPTTEQGWDVPRMADAFATLMDRLGYDRFVAQGGDWGALITALLGANYPDRVDAIHTNMLFLTPSTLDEPMELLDERGRADYEATKAFRETGTGYHEIQATKPQTVAYGLTDSPVGLAGWLTEKFRAWSDCDGDLESSFDRDRLLDNLSIYWLTGTIGSSMRVYYETDIASATPESVDVPTGHARYPAEIYKTPRVWAEAVYDVVHWSELPAGGHFAAMEVPDLFVEDVRTFVREVGP, encoded by the coding sequence ATGACGACAGCCGACGAGTCGATCGAGCCCTTCGAACTGACGGTCGATCGGGACGCGATCGACGACCTTCGGACGCGTCTCGAGCGGGCGCGCTGGCCCGACCAACTGCCGGACGCAGGCTGGGCGTACGGAACCGAACGGGAGACGCTGCGGTCGCTCTGTGCGTACTGGCGCGAGGAGTACGACTGGTCCGCCTTCGAAGAGCGCTGCAACGAGTTCGACCAGTACACGACCGTGATCGACGGCCAGCGGATCCACTGCTATCACGTTCGGTCGCCCGAACCGTCGGCGACTCCGCTCCTGTTGAGCCACGGCTGGCCCGGCTCAGTCGCGGAGTTCTTCGACGTTCTCGGCCCGCTAACCGATCCGGCCGCTCACGGCGGCGACCCCGACGACGCGTTTCACGTCGTCGCGCCCTCGCTGCCGGGCTTTGGCTTCTCCGGACCGACCACCGAACAGGGTTGGGACGTTCCGCGGATGGCCGACGCCTTTGCGACGCTGATGGACCGCCTCGGCTACGATCGGTTCGTCGCGCAGGGCGGCGACTGGGGCGCACTGATCACGGCGCTGCTGGGTGCGAACTACCCCGACCGCGTCGACGCGATCCACACGAACATGCTCTTTCTGACGCCGTCGACGCTCGACGAGCCGATGGAACTGCTGGACGAGCGGGGACGGGCCGACTACGAGGCGACGAAGGCGTTTCGAGAGACCGGGACCGGCTACCACGAGATTCAGGCGACGAAACCCCAGACGGTCGCCTACGGACTCACCGACTCGCCGGTCGGACTCGCGGGCTGGCTCACGGAGAAGTTTCGCGCCTGGAGCGACTGCGACGGCGACCTCGAGTCCTCGTTCGACCGCGATCGGCTGCTCGACAACCTGAGCATCTACTGGCTGACGGGGACGATCGGCTCCTCGATGCGCGTCTACTACGAGACCGACATCGCGTCGGCGACGCCCGAGTCGGTCGACGTGCCGACGGGTCACGCGCGGTACCCTGCGGAGATCTACAAGACGCCGCGCGTCTGGGCCGAAGCGGTCTACGACGTCGTCCACTGGTCCGAGCTGCCCGCGGGCGGACACTTCGCGGCGATGGAAGTTCCCGATCTGTTCGTCGAAGACGTGCGGACGTTCGTCCGCGAGGTCGGTCCGTAG